In Saccharothrix syringae, the following are encoded in one genomic region:
- a CDS encoding CPBP family intramembrane glutamic endopeptidase, protein MRLVKQLLVVAAVAVVGSQGVAAVAGDPWLALVLGVATAGLAVLAYAWVVRRTEHRAPAEVAREGAGAAIGRGLLIGVVMCGAVIAAIALLGGYRVDGPGPVTGAVGLVGFMAAAAVTEELIFRGVLFRVVEQRTGTWVALALTGVLFGASHLLNQNATAWGAIAIAIEAGFMLAAAYAATRTLWLPIGLHFGWNFALAGVFGAEVSGNGATHGLLDATLSGPAPLTGGAFGPEGSLFAVAAGALLTVVFLVVAHRRGHLVPRRGATATLVG, encoded by the coding sequence GTGCGCCTGGTGAAGCAGTTGTTGGTCGTCGCGGCGGTGGCCGTTGTCGGCAGTCAGGGCGTCGCCGCCGTGGCGGGCGACCCCTGGCTCGCGCTGGTCCTGGGTGTCGCGACGGCCGGGCTCGCGGTGCTCGCCTACGCGTGGGTGGTGCGGCGCACCGAGCACCGCGCGCCCGCGGAGGTGGCCCGCGAAGGAGCCGGCGCCGCCATCGGCCGCGGGTTGCTGATCGGTGTCGTGATGTGCGGGGCCGTCATCGCCGCCATCGCCCTGCTCGGCGGCTACCGGGTGGACGGCCCGGGTCCGGTGACGGGCGCGGTGGGGCTGGTCGGCTTCATGGCCGCCGCCGCCGTGACGGAGGAGCTGATCTTCCGGGGCGTCCTGTTCCGGGTCGTCGAGCAGCGCACCGGCACGTGGGTCGCGCTGGCGCTGACCGGTGTGCTGTTCGGGGCATCGCACCTGCTCAACCAGAACGCCACTGCGTGGGGCGCGATCGCCATCGCGATCGAGGCCGGGTTCATGCTCGCCGCCGCCTACGCCGCCACCCGCACCCTGTGGCTGCCGATCGGGCTGCACTTCGGCTGGAACTTCGCCCTGGCCGGCGTCTTCGGCGCCGAGGTCTCGGGCAACGGCGCGACGCACGGCCTGCTGGACGCGACGCTCTCGGGCCCGGCCCCGCTCACCGGCGGCGCGTTCGGCCCCGAGGGCAGCCTGTTCGCCGTGGCGGCCGGTGCGCTGCTGACGGTCGTGTTCCTGGTGGTGGCGCACCGACGCGGTCACCTGGTCCCGCGCCGCGGCGCCACCGCTACGCTCGTCGGGTGA
- a CDS encoding DUF4082 domain-containing protein produces MPTLVVAVAALVLPVAPAHADAAAPTTTSPLAGAGSVGLTPTVSATFDGVLAAPPARFALTGPDGAVAGQVSLADGGTTALFAPTAPLSPGTAYTASVQVDDAADAHSWTFTTGSTRPADCPCTIWDDFAVPGSTAVNDANAVELGNKVYFTSRGEVLGVRFYKAAGNTGTHTGSFWSATGQLLATGTFTGETTTGWQTLLFDAPVVVETGTNYVVSYFAPNGRYSFDHWYFNSFPKVGYGHIEAVNTGQPNWNGLFRYGAGMPTNGFRFTNYWVDVVYRHGTNGDHTRPALETRTPAPDATDVGVGDPVTLRFDEPMDPAATQVRLTDDGGAHLYGTTTASADGRTVTWRPNARLTPGTRYTARALGVDLNGNVMASTATWSFTTGPQAACPCSLFSEAVVPDETTSGQGTPVELGVRFGSSTAGAVTGVKFHKTARDTGTHTGSLWTDEGVLLATGTFTDETATGWQTLTFATPVPIEADRVYVASYFSPTGYFAVTNQYFGARPQVHSPPLWTAPGAYANGRYRVGTGFPTEHYIGNNYWVDVVVTT; encoded by the coding sequence TTGCCCACCCTCGTCGTCGCGGTCGCCGCACTCGTCCTGCCCGTCGCGCCCGCGCACGCCGACGCGGCCGCCCCGACCACCACCTCCCCGCTCGCCGGCGCGGGCAGCGTGGGGCTGACCCCGACCGTGAGCGCCACCTTCGACGGGGTGCTCGCCGCACCGCCCGCGCGGTTCGCGCTCACCGGGCCCGACGGGGCGGTGGCGGGCCAGGTGTCGCTCGCCGACGGCGGCACGACCGCGCTGTTCGCCCCGACCGCGCCGCTGTCCCCGGGCACCGCCTACACCGCGTCGGTCCAGGTCGACGACGCGGCGGACGCGCACAGCTGGACGTTCACCACGGGGTCGACGCGGCCCGCGGACTGCCCGTGCACGATCTGGGACGACTTCGCGGTGCCCGGCTCGACCGCCGTCAACGACGCCAACGCGGTGGAGCTGGGGAACAAGGTCTACTTCACCAGCCGCGGCGAGGTGCTGGGCGTCCGCTTCTACAAGGCGGCGGGCAACACCGGCACGCACACCGGCTCGTTCTGGTCCGCGACCGGGCAGCTGCTGGCGACCGGCACGTTCACCGGCGAGACCACCACCGGCTGGCAGACCTTGCTCTTCGACGCGCCGGTGGTCGTGGAGACGGGCACGAACTACGTCGTGTCGTACTTCGCGCCCAACGGCCGCTACTCGTTCGACCACTGGTACTTCAACAGCTTCCCCAAGGTGGGCTACGGGCACATCGAGGCCGTCAACACCGGCCAGCCCAACTGGAACGGCCTGTTCCGGTACGGCGCGGGGATGCCGACCAACGGGTTCCGCTTCACGAACTACTGGGTGGACGTGGTCTACCGCCACGGCACGAACGGCGACCACACCCGCCCGGCGCTCGAAACCCGGACCCCGGCGCCGGACGCGACGGACGTCGGGGTGGGCGACCCGGTGACCCTGCGGTTCGACGAGCCGATGGACCCCGCGGCGACGCAGGTCCGGCTCACCGACGACGGAGGGGCGCACCTGTACGGCACCACGACGGCGTCCGCCGACGGCAGGACCGTGACGTGGCGGCCGAACGCCAGGCTCACCCCGGGCACCCGCTACACCGCGCGGGCGCTCGGCGTCGACCTCAACGGCAACGTCATGGCCTCGACCGCGACGTGGTCGTTCACCACCGGGCCGCAGGCCGCGTGCCCGTGCTCGCTGTTCAGCGAGGCGGTCGTCCCCGACGAGACCACGAGCGGCCAGGGCACGCCGGTCGAGCTGGGCGTGCGGTTCGGCTCCTCCACCGCGGGCGCCGTCACCGGCGTGAAGTTCCACAAGACCGCGCGCGACACCGGCACCCACACGGGCTCGCTGTGGACCGACGAGGGCGTCCTGCTGGCGACCGGCACGTTCACCGACGAGACCGCGACCGGCTGGCAGACCCTGACCTTCGCCACCCCGGTCCCCATCGAGGCGGACCGGGTCTACGTGGCCTCCTACTTCTCCCCGACGGGGTACTTCGCCGTGACCAACCAGTACTTCGGCGCGCGCCCGCAGGTCCACTCGCCTCCGCTGTGGACCGCGCCCGGCGCGTACGCGAACGGCCGGTACCGCGTGGGGACCGGGTTCCCGACCGAGCACTACATCGGCAACAACTACTGGGTGGACGTGGTCGTCACGACGTGA
- a CDS encoding DUF7617 domain-containing protein, whose product MRRRVVIWSATSALVAAALVVPGASADPAPAATSTLTKSVSGVPTPADHGATATWVVEYDNNGTGVGSATVTDAVGPGQSYVTGSLDVPPGWTPSWSTDGSTFQTAEPGSGVVAVRAQNPVAAPGGTSLSGLLTPPVQASTTATGGDGFTPLLHRTPTGALQAWNIYHHAAPATPKVVCSDLATGQPCAGGPWPKPLNTAPGPLGSGATGDIGSPMTQQYFRDPAAPSQVLYTAVTASSVGVGCLDLAAAANCGYWPLVGAGGSPSGVYNLAGFVEVGGNLYGVASTGTVLCWTVATRTACPGQPYAPIVPPSGDTPSSLYFYGALTVVAGKVFASSSRPNTGSQAAIGCFDPATATACAGWASPRPIGPVGNYTYNAYTAYSTSGAQVGACSTTSGSSPGVTTCYALDGSALPAPSPLAALPAGVIAFNPEVVTDANGHVRSYVAIWGGPYAGAAVCHDWTTASACAGVPNPITHPTVNGGVTRDYGYTYDVPTGCMIGLGDAGVLFSMDPLTGSSPCVRSGGRVSLTPGDFYCDGGAGHVQGYGSARLVGVTPGNVDFGASRVTVVDQDGATVATPGFAPDGSVDLSGVSPTAHPTISVTTTLVLTSGADFGGGNQPRLVVDFTGDPPQVCFRTTISADCAVADVANTATGTDTTGSFTSNTVTVPVAPGPACRPVVTVDKEICASKTASHCGPGGSGPWAKKAPVGTLGLLNATAYWRITVTNQGPVAITDARVVDYEEPACEAAAGTFTLQPGETKRFYCSTYALLTLFPLTNQAKAGYVPRNSPAGTPPSYSAWSSATACSLLCVLG is encoded by the coding sequence ATGCGAAGACGCGTGGTCATCTGGTCGGCGACGAGCGCGCTCGTCGCCGCCGCCCTGGTGGTTCCCGGCGCATCGGCCGACCCCGCCCCCGCCGCCACGTCGACGTTGACCAAGTCCGTCAGCGGCGTCCCCACCCCCGCCGACCACGGCGCCACCGCCACCTGGGTCGTCGAGTACGACAACAACGGCACGGGCGTCGGTTCGGCCACCGTCACCGACGCGGTCGGCCCCGGCCAGTCCTACGTGACCGGCTCGCTGGACGTGCCGCCGGGGTGGACGCCGTCGTGGTCCACCGACGGGAGCACCTTCCAGACCGCCGAACCCGGCTCCGGCGTGGTCGCGGTCCGGGCGCAGAACCCCGTCGCCGCGCCCGGCGGGACGTCGCTGTCGGGCCTGCTGACCCCGCCCGTCCAGGCCAGCACCACGGCGACCGGCGGCGACGGGTTCACCCCGCTGCTGCACCGCACGCCCACCGGCGCCCTCCAGGCGTGGAACATCTACCACCACGCGGCACCCGCCACGCCGAAGGTGGTGTGCAGCGACCTGGCCACCGGGCAGCCCTGCGCGGGCGGGCCGTGGCCCAAGCCGCTCAACACCGCTCCCGGGCCGCTGGGCAGCGGCGCGACCGGTGACATCGGCAGCCCGATGACGCAGCAGTACTTCCGCGACCCCGCCGCGCCCTCCCAGGTCCTCTACACCGCGGTGACCGCCTCGTCGGTCGGCGTGGGCTGCCTCGACCTGGCGGCCGCGGCGAACTGCGGCTACTGGCCGCTGGTGGGCGCCGGCGGCTCGCCGTCCGGTGTCTACAACCTCGCCGGGTTCGTCGAGGTCGGCGGCAACCTCTACGGCGTGGCCAGCACGGGCACCGTGCTGTGCTGGACCGTCGCCACCCGCACCGCGTGCCCGGGCCAGCCGTACGCGCCGATCGTCCCGCCCAGCGGTGACACGCCCTCCAGCCTGTACTTCTACGGCGCGCTGACCGTCGTCGCGGGCAAGGTGTTCGCCTCGTCGTCCCGGCCCAACACCGGCAGCCAGGCGGCCATCGGCTGCTTCGACCCGGCCACCGCCACCGCGTGCGCCGGGTGGGCGTCACCCCGCCCCATCGGCCCGGTGGGCAACTACACCTACAACGCCTACACCGCGTACAGCACGTCGGGCGCGCAGGTCGGCGCCTGCTCCACCACCAGCGGGTCCTCGCCCGGCGTGACCACCTGCTACGCCCTGGACGGCTCGGCCCTGCCCGCGCCCTCCCCGCTGGCCGCGCTGCCCGCCGGCGTGATCGCGTTCAACCCCGAGGTGGTCACCGACGCCAACGGCCACGTCCGCAGCTACGTGGCGATCTGGGGCGGCCCGTACGCCGGCGCGGCGGTGTGCCACGACTGGACCACCGCGTCGGCGTGCGCCGGGGTGCCCAACCCGATCACCCACCCGACCGTCAACGGCGGCGTCACCCGCGACTACGGCTACACCTACGACGTGCCGACGGGCTGCATGATCGGCCTCGGCGACGCGGGCGTGCTGTTCTCGATGGACCCGCTCACCGGCAGCTCGCCGTGCGTGCGCTCGGGCGGCCGGGTCTCGCTCACCCCGGGCGACTTCTACTGCGACGGCGGTGCGGGCCACGTGCAGGGGTACGGCTCCGCGCGGCTCGTCGGCGTCACGCCCGGCAACGTCGACTTCGGCGCGTCCCGGGTGACCGTGGTGGACCAGGACGGCGCCACCGTGGCCACGCCCGGCTTCGCGCCGGACGGGTCGGTCGACCTGAGCGGCGTGTCCCCGACCGCCCACCCGACCATCTCGGTCACCACCACGCTGGTGCTGACCAGCGGCGCCGACTTCGGCGGCGGCAACCAGCCCCGGCTGGTCGTCGACTTCACCGGCGACCCGCCGCAGGTGTGCTTCCGCACCACGATCAGCGCGGACTGCGCGGTGGCCGACGTCGCCAACACCGCCACCGGCACCGACACCACCGGCTCGTTCACCTCCAACACCGTCACCGTCCCGGTCGCGCCGGGGCCCGCCTGCCGGCCGGTGGTGACGGTGGACAAGGAGATCTGCGCCTCGAAGACCGCGTCCCACTGCGGACCGGGCGGCTCGGGGCCGTGGGCGAAGAAGGCGCCCGTGGGCACCCTCGGCCTGCTCAACGCGACCGCCTACTGGCGGATCACGGTGACCAACCAGGGCCCGGTGGCCATCACCGACGCCCGCGTCGTGGACTACGAGGAGCCCGCCTGCGAGGCCGCAGCCGGGACCTTCACCCTGCAACCCGGTGAGACCAAGCGCTTCTACTGCTCCACCTACGCCCTGCTGACCCTGTTCCCGCTGACCAACCAGGCGAAGGCGGGCTACGTGCCGCGCAACTCGCCCGCCGGCACACCGCCGTCGTACTCGGCGTGGTCGTCGGCGACCGCCTGCTCCCTGCTCTGCGTGCTGGGCTGA
- a CDS encoding cellulase family glycosylhydrolase — protein MPVTGQKRRVALAVSGAAVTLAGAVLSTTAEPWTTDAAAASASFACKVDYSVHDWGSGFGANVTIRNLGSTPANGWTLTYSYQGNQTLLQGWNGIWSQSGKQVTVTNLTWNARIPANGSVGLGANFSYGGSNAAPTDFAVNGAACTGLPPTTTTTPPLPGPAPALRVSGNKLVTAAGTPYRLLGVNRSSGEFACVQGKGMWDSGPVDQASVDAMKSWNIRAVRIPLNEDCWLGLSGSPSGPAYQQAVKDYANLLVANGINPVLDLHWTHGLYTGNISACPDVNATCQKPMPDMQHTPTFWTQVATAFKGNDAVVFDLFNEPYPDASNNWSDMAAAWRCLRDGGTCTGIDYEVAGMQDLVDAVRATGATNVVMTAGLTWTNDLSQWLAHKPVDPTGNLMASWHSYNFNACVTESCWDTQIGAVAAQVPVHAGEIGQDTCAHDYIDRVMSWLDAHGLGYTAWTWNPWGCSGGNVLIEDYNGTPTRTYGEGFRAHLRAVTP, from the coding sequence ATGCCGGTAACAGGACAGAAGCGACGTGTCGCGCTCGCGGTGTCGGGCGCCGCGGTGACCCTCGCGGGCGCGGTGCTGTCGACCACGGCGGAACCCTGGACCACCGACGCCGCCGCCGCCTCGGCGTCGTTCGCCTGCAAGGTCGACTACTCGGTCCACGACTGGGGTTCGGGCTTCGGCGCGAACGTGACCATCAGGAACCTGGGGTCCACCCCGGCCAACGGGTGGACCCTGACCTACTCGTACCAGGGCAACCAGACCCTCCTGCAGGGCTGGAACGGGATCTGGTCGCAGTCCGGCAAGCAGGTCACGGTCACCAACCTGACCTGGAACGCCAGGATTCCGGCCAACGGCAGCGTCGGCCTCGGGGCGAACTTCTCCTACGGCGGGAGCAACGCCGCACCGACGGACTTCGCCGTCAACGGCGCCGCCTGCACCGGTCTCCCGCCGACGACGACCACCACCCCGCCGCTCCCCGGCCCCGCGCCCGCCTTGCGGGTCTCGGGCAACAAGCTGGTCACCGCCGCCGGCACGCCCTACCGGCTGCTCGGCGTCAACCGGTCCAGCGGCGAGTTCGCCTGCGTCCAGGGCAAGGGCATGTGGGACAGCGGCCCGGTGGACCAGGCGTCCGTCGACGCGATGAAGTCGTGGAACATCCGCGCGGTGCGGATACCGCTGAACGAGGACTGCTGGCTCGGCCTGTCCGGCTCGCCCAGCGGCCCGGCCTACCAGCAGGCCGTCAAGGACTACGCGAACCTGCTGGTCGCCAACGGCATCAACCCGGTCCTCGACCTGCACTGGACGCACGGGCTCTACACCGGCAACATCTCGGCCTGCCCGGACGTCAACGCCACGTGCCAGAAGCCGATGCCGGACATGCAGCACACGCCGACGTTCTGGACGCAGGTCGCCACCGCCTTCAAGGGCAACGACGCGGTGGTCTTCGACCTGTTCAACGAGCCCTACCCGGACGCGTCCAACAACTGGTCGGACATGGCCGCGGCGTGGCGGTGCCTGCGCGACGGGGGCACCTGCACCGGCATCGACTACGAGGTGGCCGGGATGCAGGACCTGGTCGACGCGGTGCGCGCGACGGGCGCCACCAACGTCGTCATGACCGCCGGGCTGACGTGGACCAACGACCTGTCGCAGTGGCTGGCCCACAAGCCGGTCGACCCGACGGGCAACCTGATGGCGTCGTGGCACTCGTACAACTTCAACGCCTGCGTGACCGAGTCCTGCTGGGACACCCAGATCGGCGCGGTCGCCGCGCAGGTGCCGGTGCACGCGGGTGAGATCGGCCAGGACACGTGCGCCCACGACTACATCGACCGGGTGATGTCCTGGTTGGACGCGCACGGCCTGGGCTACACGGCGTGGACGTGGAACCCGTGGGGCTGCAGCGGCGGGAACGTGCTGATCGAGGACTACAACGGCACGCCCACCCGCACCTACGGCGAGGGCTTCCGGGCGCACCTGCGCGCGGTCACCCCGTAA
- a CDS encoding cysteine hydrolase family protein — protein sequence MTTALIVGDLQRGITDNHPFAARVVPAVTDLLPRARAAGALVVFVRFAFRPNGADLLPDNGLHRSFYDAGDAFHEGSTGTGIALPVAEEDVVVLKRRASAFAGTDLDLVLRARGVGTLAVAGVATSAMVAATCYDAADRGYRVTVLRDGCADGDPAVHDFFVDTVFPSRGFEVVTCADWSC from the coding sequence TTGACCACCGCGCTGATCGTCGGCGACCTCCAGCGGGGCATCACGGACAACCACCCGTTCGCCGCCCGGGTCGTGCCGGCGGTCACCGACCTGCTCCCGCGGGCCCGCGCGGCCGGCGCGCTCGTCGTGTTCGTGCGCTTCGCCTTCCGCCCCAACGGCGCCGACCTGCTGCCCGACAACGGGCTGCACCGGTCGTTCTACGACGCCGGGGACGCCTTCCACGAGGGATCGACCGGGACCGGGATCGCCCTGCCGGTCGCCGAGGAGGACGTCGTCGTGCTCAAGCGCCGCGCGAGCGCGTTCGCGGGCACCGACCTCGACCTGGTGCTGCGCGCCCGAGGCGTCGGCACCCTCGCGGTCGCCGGGGTCGCGACCAGCGCGATGGTGGCCGCCACGTGCTACGACGCGGCCGACCGCGGCTACCGGGTCACCGTGCTGCGCGACGGCTGCGCCGACGGCGACCCGGCCGTGCACGACTTCTTCGTGGACACCGTCTTCCCGAGCCGGGGTTTCGAGGTCGTGACCTGCGCCGACTGGTCCTGCTGA
- a CDS encoding Dyp-type peroxidase, producing the protein MTLSKSPVDAPQVQALFTADDGPVGHDVWEHVQRGLIYPSPYALFATFWRAEDGRAPTPAQLSAILSELREHIHRYLGSANTTVVTGVGFRLWHEWCRETGRRPPRGMRLRHPSGEPGVDEGFAPSKVFERSNGTFVDSGADLWFHLKSDDREHCPEVFRRLSAMLAETGGVDPTRTVHQEAATKSVRADKRGGKVVGCRFSENLNNPTSPVSFQKHTLVGLDDPDYLGASFVLAQRFTINWSNLLNMNPDQVEDLVGRTADDVIIPSHDDRNHISRSRAQDEMGNTTPLLRLSLPYGTSDALDDDDLLAKGASRRDERGIYFAGFANSAEVLERIMDRQIGRTDGFMADRLLSNVRSDLGGFYFIPSQLNLDLPPTPVPDLARSWRDFPGVDWDRLDRHFDRRSANGYMYYNHHDYMHRMATVPAEQRDHCRPPSRRVLRLLETMFSRWQDGWYFDRAQQELEHLSAYVERYHGVEQARRVMALPVVERMGWAIKIGLGKVFAGHDYGFRGRRHRDGRTVNGADTYHVEPAELIVGAMPNLGLGQGKYVIDHTREDEELENFFRGLSAASGVGHVVPGYQRLLDKGLDGLIAEVTAKLDTTDDEGKRQFYRAIVLALEGVSDHCLAYADLAAELAHDTRPSQRAELENLLAIHGRMRKLAHQPPDTMLEAAQLVFTLHSCLHLVGEPTAVGRLDQLLEPFRANDRQLGLIDDDQAQEIIDCLWVKLGEKVLWNRAFVEDHQPFGNMAMGGFSGNYPQGGANNQWVQQVTVGGTVADDAEGEGTPAYNATTMLCLLAARRLPLNAPCLSLRVRPDMPREYAEEAARALLSGGAHPILLDDRKIIPGLVRSGERIGDGTRPTEFTPVREKARGRWHSEVPLDVARDYACDGCYEPQFPGKNWFTLGQVNMLHVLEATLNQGKSWLTAGPMYFRGQRVSFTSAKPADLTTFDQVLELYFKHLSRMYAKQVDGQLAAFGQMSEVCPSPLLSCFVDDCVETGLDYYAGGARYNVIAPGLIALPNAINSLLAIKHLVYDPTTAATSLPELVEALMCDWGESMTEPFTNSLVGEGRTAARAERFRDLRGAALTLPRYGRGNEDVDAFGNRFLRRVSDTVVSVLTDPAPSTARTMVTLAERIGTPEHPFGIQLQPGVGTFENYLEFGAATGASPEGRRRGETLASDLSPTPSPVDRPVDHQEEGILASLSGFSGDGAEALWDAAPTDFTIREDFPHEDLVRVIEAFARGTGSNLLTITCADPDTLAAARRDPEQYDLLRVRMGGWSEYFISMFPDHQHQHQRRPISSPDVEG; encoded by the coding sequence GTGACGCTGTCGAAGTCCCCCGTTGACGCGCCGCAGGTGCAGGCCCTGTTCACCGCCGACGACGGACCGGTCGGGCACGACGTGTGGGAGCACGTCCAGCGCGGGTTGATCTACCCGTCCCCGTACGCGCTGTTCGCGACCTTCTGGCGCGCCGAGGACGGCCGGGCACCCACCCCGGCCCAGCTGTCCGCGATCCTGTCGGAGCTGCGGGAGCACATCCACCGGTACCTCGGCAGCGCCAACACCACCGTGGTGACCGGCGTCGGCTTCCGCCTGTGGCACGAGTGGTGCCGCGAGACGGGGCGCAGGCCACCGCGGGGCATGCGGCTGCGCCACCCCTCCGGCGAGCCCGGCGTGGACGAGGGCTTCGCGCCGTCGAAGGTGTTCGAGCGGTCGAACGGCACCTTCGTCGACTCCGGCGCCGACCTGTGGTTCCACCTCAAGTCCGACGACCGGGAGCACTGCCCGGAGGTGTTCCGGCGGCTCAGCGCGATGCTGGCGGAGACCGGCGGCGTCGACCCCACCCGGACGGTGCACCAGGAGGCGGCCACCAAGTCGGTGCGCGCGGACAAGCGGGGCGGCAAGGTCGTGGGCTGCCGCTTCTCCGAGAACCTCAACAACCCCACCAGCCCGGTGAGCTTCCAGAAGCACACCCTGGTCGGGCTGGACGACCCCGACTACCTCGGCGCGTCGTTCGTGCTGGCGCAGCGCTTCACCATCAACTGGTCGAACCTGCTGAACATGAACCCCGACCAGGTCGAGGACCTGGTCGGCCGCACCGCCGACGACGTCATCATCCCCTCCCACGACGACCGCAACCACATCAGCCGCTCCCGCGCCCAGGACGAGATGGGCAACACCACCCCGCTGCTGCGGCTGAGCCTGCCCTACGGCACCTCCGACGCGCTCGACGACGACGACCTGCTGGCCAAGGGTGCCAGCCGCCGCGACGAGCGGGGCATCTACTTCGCCGGGTTCGCCAACTCGGCGGAGGTGCTGGAGCGGATCATGGACCGGCAGATCGGGCGGACCGACGGATTCATGGCCGACCGCCTGCTGTCCAACGTCCGGTCCGACCTGGGTGGCTTCTACTTCATCCCCAGCCAGCTCAACCTGGACCTGCCGCCCACGCCGGTGCCGGACCTGGCGCGGTCGTGGCGCGACTTCCCCGGCGTGGACTGGGACCGGTTGGACCGGCACTTCGACCGGCGCTCGGCCAACGGCTACATGTACTACAACCACCACGACTACATGCACCGCATGGCGACGGTGCCGGCCGAGCAGCGGGACCACTGCCGACCGCCCTCGCGCCGGGTGCTGCGGCTGTTGGAGACGATGTTCTCCCGGTGGCAGGACGGCTGGTACTTCGACCGCGCGCAGCAGGAGCTGGAGCACCTGTCGGCCTACGTCGAGCGGTACCACGGGGTCGAGCAGGCGCGGCGGGTGATGGCGCTGCCGGTGGTCGAGCGGATGGGCTGGGCGATCAAGATCGGCCTCGGAAAGGTCTTCGCCGGCCACGACTACGGTTTCCGCGGGCGGCGCCACCGGGACGGCCGGACCGTCAACGGCGCCGACACCTACCACGTCGAACCGGCCGAGCTGATCGTCGGCGCCATGCCCAACCTCGGCCTGGGCCAGGGCAAGTACGTCATCGACCACACCCGCGAGGACGAGGAGCTGGAGAACTTCTTCCGCGGCCTGAGCGCCGCCTCCGGCGTCGGGCACGTCGTCCCGGGCTACCAGCGCCTGCTCGACAAGGGCCTGGACGGCCTGATCGCGGAGGTGACCGCCAAGCTCGACACGACCGACGACGAGGGCAAACGCCAGTTCTACCGCGCGATCGTGCTGGCCCTGGAGGGCGTCAGCGACCACTGCCTGGCGTACGCCGACCTGGCCGCCGAGCTGGCCCACGACACGCGGCCGTCGCAGCGGGCGGAGCTGGAGAACCTGCTGGCCATCCACGGCCGGATGCGCAAGCTCGCCCACCAACCGCCCGACACGATGCTCGAAGCCGCCCAACTGGTCTTCACCCTGCACTCGTGCCTGCACCTGGTGGGTGAACCGACCGCCGTCGGCCGCCTCGACCAGCTCCTGGAACCCTTCCGCGCCAACGACCGCCAACTGGGCCTGATCGACGACGACCAGGCGCAGGAGATCATCGACTGCCTGTGGGTCAAGCTCGGCGAGAAGGTCCTGTGGAACCGCGCGTTCGTGGAGGACCACCAGCCCTTCGGCAACATGGCCATGGGCGGTTTCAGCGGCAACTACCCCCAGGGCGGCGCCAACAACCAGTGGGTCCAGCAGGTCACCGTCGGCGGCACGGTGGCCGACGACGCCGAGGGCGAGGGCACGCCGGCCTACAACGCCACGACGATGCTGTGCCTGCTCGCCGCCCGCAGGCTGCCGCTCAACGCGCCCTGCCTGTCGCTGCGCGTGCGCCCGGACATGCCCCGCGAGTACGCCGAGGAAGCCGCCCGCGCGCTGCTCAGCGGTGGCGCCCACCCCATCCTGCTCGACGACCGCAAGATCATCCCCGGCCTGGTGCGCAGCGGCGAGCGCATCGGCGACGGCACCCGGCCCACCGAGTTCACCCCGGTGCGCGAGAAGGCCCGGGGGCGCTGGCACAGCGAGGTCCCGCTGGACGTGGCCCGCGACTACGCCTGCGACGGCTGCTACGAGCCGCAGTTCCCCGGCAAGAACTGGTTCACCCTCGGCCAGGTCAACATGCTGCACGTGCTGGAGGCCACCCTCAACCAGGGCAAGTCCTGGCTCACCGCCGGACCGATGTACTTCCGGGGCCAGCGGGTGTCGTTCACCTCCGCCAAACCCGCCGACCTGACCACGTTCGACCAGGTGCTGGAGCTGTACTTCAAGCACCTGTCCCGGATGTACGCCAAGCAGGTCGACGGCCAACTGGCCGCGTTCGGGCAGATGAGCGAGGTGTGCCCGTCACCGCTGCTGTCCTGCTTCGTCGACGACTGCGTCGAGACCGGCCTGGACTACTACGCGGGCGGCGCCCGGTACAACGTCATCGCCCCGGGCCTGATCGCCCTGCCCAACGCCATCAACTCGCTGCTGGCGATCAAGCACCTCGTCTACGACCCCACCACCGCGGCCACCTCCCTGCCCGAACTGGTCGAGGCGCTGATGTGCGACTGGGGCGAGTCCATGACCGAGCCCTTCACCAACTCCCTGGTGGGCGAGGGCCGCACCGCCGCCCGCGCCGAGCGCTTCCGCGACCTGCGCGGGGCCGCCCTGACCCTGCCCCGCTACGGCCGCGGCAACGAGGACGTCGACGCCTTCGGCAACCGCTTCCTGCGCCGCGTCTCCGACACCGTCGTCTCCGTCCTCACCGACCCCGCCCCCTCCACCGCCCGCACCATGGTCACCCTCGCCGAGCGCATCGGCACCCCCGAACACCCCTTCGGCATCCAGCTCCAACCCGGCGTGGGCACCTTCGAGAACTACCTCGAATTCGGCGCGGCCACCGGCGCCTCGCCCGAGGGACGACGACGCGGCGAAACACTGGCCTCCGACCTCAGCCCCACCCCGAGCCCGGTCGACCGGCCGGTGGACCACCAGGAGGAGGGCATCCTCGCCTCCTTGTCCGGCTTCAGCGGTGACGGCGCGGAGGCCCTGTGGGACGCCGCCCCCACCGACTTCACCATCCGCGAGGACTTCCCCCACGAGGACCTGGTGCGCGTCATCGAGGCATTCGCCCGCGGCACCGGCTCCAACCTGCTCACCATCACCTGCGCCGACCCCGACACCCTCGCCGCCGCGCGCCGCGACCCCGAGCAGTACGACCTGCTGCGCGTGCGCATGGGCGGCTGGAGCGAGTACTTCATCAGCATGTTCCCCGACCACCAGCACCAGCACCAGCGCCGCCCGATCAGCAGCCCCGACGTCGAGGGCTGA